From the genome of Bombus pascuorum chromosome 2, iyBomPasc1.1, whole genome shotgun sequence, one region includes:
- the LOC132916867 gene encoding tectonin beta-propeller repeat-containing protein isoform X2, translating into MPSSYLYAINNEGRVFGLSTSGTMWREFMYLGLEFKQLSAVPHFMWAIGGDRQVYVHVHGLDVPIRIKEEIYENERWLPLEGFSGRLLPTDRYNFSNQDGTVDRSRDKVRLPSMAWQWEGDWQIETTLDGQPLDHDGWTYAVDFPATFTTKKQWKSCVRRRKWVRYRRYSAMNSWCAIAPLHKDATKEPFIDISVGGNQIPGGNPGCLVVWAVTAHGRVMFRVGTSTTCPEGQRWSTIKLANGYEVCQISVGITGLVWAVLMIGKAIVRTGVTRENPMGEDWVEVDPPQKDLKLIQVSVGTDAVWAVTQDGNVWFRKGIKGEMSGVCEQMGAGTGWVEMLSKMSLVSVAPNDQVWAIGHEDRCLYYRSGITQSELTGKKWRLINAPLQLSRASSNASLSSSNRHSMCGTPQQQRHQSWGSLNRPHSTSEGTMLIREWEEQSRSAPTPTSLKLWQRTNDGTSNKNPQQTSFQDIYLNDGKKRSANSLDMDDLTEASVANITISNESLTKTGESIVVSGKGMGNVVKINPAAWSPVHSVGSMVGAEAHPETDGSIFDPDLTSDSGVYGEDESSGAMYWAECDTSWYKVEAGACFVDTSNPPKWIADTNGTGHGDIAETWRIYILEELKKRLQKVQYDPSIYEKVVEKSSWIKNGDAKCKVKGSTSYEDCIIELEWISSDNGSLDSGIVTILNSDGATTIMQFPVSEIMCVICCSEPGNPRIAIHTPRMPRSKVLRLQFSSDTEMEDWLAHLTSVSCKMNNVYGKPGPNSIWATTALGDVYVYDPAALEENQLSNDGYIQELDAGKGLPFECVLQNGFGYGSSLKITACIHDDADRLSINFVCYSTVSMKQKSVMDSHDVALHFNPRLKENIIVRNTYQNGQWGDEERNGGSPLKPGSDFTLEIVCEPRGYKIYIDDTEFTCYSHRLLPQSITHLRIKGLMTLCNIFYKSISVIIDPTTMFWRQMGGHLKKVETCSVGVTWGIGYGSTAWVYTGGWGGLFLKGLDSNTGINSMVDTHNYYVYENQRWNPVTGYTSHGLPTDRYMWSDASGRHKRTREHTKLLSMHWHWVSDWIVDFHTPGGVDRDGWQYARDFPSQYHGKKQFTDYVRRRRWFRRCQLTTSGPWQELGNTKLLDVSLYAPGKPGSDAPVYIWAIASNGEALFRRGVSESCPMGVSWEHIPSDQALVGISCGPCGQVWAVGKNGSSYWRLGITPAKPTGIQWQNVEPPSGAHLKQISVGKDVVWALDMAGKLSVRHGVQVNVFPEGTHWQTLPVMPNDPIHIEKREKYMVLSPKAAYFGKIFVVILLLVNTGNIHKTSIYLNVLSAIGIL; encoded by the exons atgccAAGCTCGTACTTATATGCTATAAATAATGAGGGACGTGTGTTTGGATTATCAACATCTGGGACTATGTGGAGAGAATTCATGTACTTGGGCCTGGAGTTTAAACAATTATCAGCAGTACCACATTTTATGTGGGCTATAGGTGGCGATCGTCAAGTTTATGTACACGTGCATGGCTTAGATGTACCTATAAGAATCAAAGaggaaatatatgaaaatgaa CGTTGGCTTCCTTTAGAAGGATTTAGTGGGAGATTATTACCTACAGATaggtataatttttctaatcaaGATGGTACAGTTGACCGTAGCAGAGATAAAGTAAGATTACCATCCATGGCTTGGCAATGGGAAGGTGATTGGCAAATAGAAACTACATTAGATGGCCAACCGTTAGATCATGAt GGATGGACATATGCAGTTGATTTTCCAGCTACATTTACAACGAAAAAGCAATGGAAATCTTGCGTCAGGAGAAGGAAATGGGTTAGATATAGGAGATATAGTGCTATGAATTCATGGTGTGCTATTGCACCTCTTCATAAAGATGCAACTAAG GAACCATTTATTGACATATCTGTGGGTGGAAATCAAATACCTGGAGGTAATCCTGGATGCCTTGTAGTCTGGGCAGTAACTGCTCATGGGAgg GTAATGTTTCGTGTTGGAACTAGTACAACTTGTCCTGAAGGTCAAAGGTGGAGTACTATAAAATTAGCAAATGGATATGAAGTGTGTCAAATCAGTGTTGGAATTACTGGTCTTGTATGGGCTGTATTAATGATTGGCAAAGCAATCGTGCGCACAGGTGTTACTAGAGAAAATCCCATGG GAGAGGATTGGGTAGAAGTTGATCCTCCacaaaaagatttaaaattaatacaagtTAGTGTAGGTACAGATGCCGTGTGGGCTGTAACTCAAGATGGAAATGTATGGTTCAGAAAAGGCATTAAAGGTGAAATGAGTGGAGTATGTGAACAAATGGGTGCTGGCACTGGATGGGTGGAAATGTTAAGTAAAATGTCACTAGTATCTGTTGCTCCAAATGATCAG GTTTGGGCTATTGGTCATGAGGATAGATGTTTATATTATCGTTCTGGCATTACACAATCGGAATTAACGGGTAAAAAATGGAGATTAATAAATGCACCTCTTCAGCTTAGTCGAGCAAGTAGCAATGCTAGTTTATCATCGAGTAATAGACATAGTATGTGTGGTACTCCTCAACAACAGAGGCATCAAAGTTGGGGATCATTG aatCGACCACATAGTACTAGCGAAGGTACTATGTTGATTAGAGAATGGGAAGAACAATCTCGTTCTGCACCAACACCAACATCTTTAAAATTATGGCAACGTACGAATGATGGTACTTCTAATAAAAATCCACAGCAAACTTCTTTCCAGGATATATATCTAAATGATGGCAAGAAAAG atCGGCGAATTCATTAGATATGGATGATTTAACCGAAGCTAGCGTTGCGAATATAACTATATCGAATGAGTCATTAACTAAAACTGGAGAATCTATAGTAGTTTCTGGAAAAGGGATGGGGAATGTTGTCAAG ATCAATCCAGCTGCATGGAGCCCTGTTCATTCAGTTGGTTCCATGGTAGGTGCTGAAGCTCATCCAGAAACAGATGGAAGTATTTTTGATCCTGACTTGACTAGTGATTCCGGTGTTTACGGAGAAGATGAGAGCTCTGGGGCAATGTATTGGGCTGAATGTGATACCTCTTGGTATAAAGTAGAAGCTGGAGCATGTTTTGTTGACACATCTAATCCCCCGAAATG GATTGCAGATACAAATGGTACAGGTCACGGCGATATAGCCGAGACATggagaatatatattttagaggagttaaaaaaaagattacaaaAAGTACAATACGATCCATCAATATACGAAAAAGTAGTTGAGAA ATCATCTTGGATAAAGAATGGTGATGCAAAATGCAAAGTTAAGGGGAGTACTTCATATGAAGATTGCATTATTGAATTAGAATGGATAAGTAGTGACAATGGTTCTTTAGATTCTGGAATTGTAACTATTTTAAATTCGGACGGAGCGACAACAATT ATGCAATTTCCCGTGTCTGAGATTATGTGTGTAATATGCTGTAGTGAACCAGGTAATCCACGGATAGCGATTCATACTCCTCGTATGCCTCGTTCTAAAGTTCTTAGATTACAGTTTTCTAGTGACACTGAAATGGAAGACTGGCTAGCGCACTTAACCTCAG tttcttgtaAAATGAATAATGTTTATGGGAAACCTGGTCCTAATTCAATATGGGCTACAACTGCATTAGGAGATGTTTATGTATATGACCCTGCTGCCTTAGAA gaAAATCAACTTTCTAATGATGGTTATATACAAGAATTGGATGCTGGAAAAGGCTTACCTTTTGAATGTGTTTTGCAAAACGGTTTTGGATATGGCAGTTCTCTAAAAATTACAGCTTGTATTCATGATGATGCTGACAG gctatcaattaattttgtttgttattCAACGGTATCAATGAAACAAAAGTCCGTAATGGATAGCCATGATGTAGCATTACATTTTAATCCAAGActaaaagaaaacataattGTACGAAATACATATCAAAATGGACAATGGGGAGACGAAGAGAGAAACGGAGGTAGTCCGTTAAAACCTGGTTCTGATTTCACTTTAGAAATTGTTTGTGAACCACgaggatataaaatttatatcgatgATACGGAATTTACTTGCTATAGCCACAGACTATTACCACAGAGCATTACTCATTTACGAATCAAGGGATTGATGACATTgtgtaacatattttataaatccatatct GTAATAATTGATCCAACTACTATGTTTTGGAGGCAAATGGGTGGACATTTAAAAAAGGTTGAAACTTGTTCTGTTGGTGTAACATGGGGAATAGGATATGGTAGTACTGCATGGGTATATACTGGTGGTTGGGGTGGTTTATTCCTGAAAg gATTAGATAGTAATACGGGAATAAACAGCATGGTAGATACTCACaattattatgtttatgaaaatcaGCGTTGGAATCCGGTAACTGGATACACATCTCATGGTCTTCCAACTGATCGTTATATGTGGAGTGATGCATCTGGACGACATAAACGTACCCGAGAACATACTAAACTATTATCGATGCACTGGCATTGG GTGTCAGATTGGATAGTAGATTTTCATACCCCTGGAGGTGTCGATAGAGACGGATGGCAGTATGCTAGAGATTTTCCTTCTCAATATCACGGTAAAAAACAGTTTACTGATTACGTTAGACGAAGACGATGGTTTCGAAGGTGTCAATTAACAACTAGTGGACCTTGGCAAGAATTAGGGAACACAAAATTACTTGATGTTTCTTTATAT gCACCTGGGAAACCTGGTTCTGATGCTCCTGTTTATATATGGGCCATTGCTTCTAATGGCGAAGCTTTGTTTAGAAGAGGTGTTTCGGAATCTTGCCCCATG ggAGTTTCATGGGAACATATACCAAGTGATCAAGCTTTAGTAGGTATCTCATGTGGTCCATGCGGGCAAGTATGGGCTGTTGGAAAGAATGGTTCTTCTTACTGGAGATTAGGTATTACTCCTGCAAAACCAACAG GAATACAATGGCAGAATGTTGAACCACCATCAGGTGCTCATTTGAAACAGATTTCTGTTGGAAAAGACGTGGTGTGGGCTTTAGATATGGCGGGTAAATTATCTGTACGCCATGGTGTGCAAGTGAACGTTTTCCCAGAAGGAACGCACTGGCAAACGCTTCCTGTGATGCCGAATGATCCCATACACATAg aaaagagagaaaaatatatggtGTTATCCCCAAAGGCTGcatattttggaaaaatctTTGTAGTAATCCTGCTATTAGTAAACACTGGAAATATACACAAAACatccatttatttaaatgtactCTCTGCTATAGGTATACTTTAG
- the LOC132916867 gene encoding tectonin beta-propeller repeat-containing protein isoform X1, producing MPSSYLYAINNEGRVFGLSTSGTMWREFMYLGLEFKQLSAVPHFMWAIGGDRQVYVHVHGLDVPIRIKEEIYENERWLPLEGFSGRLLPTDRYNFSNQDGTVDRSRDKVRLPSMAWQWEGDWQIETTLDGQPLDHDGWTYAVDFPATFTTKKQWKSCVRRRKWVRYRRYSAMNSWCAIAPLHKDATKEPFIDISVGGNQIPGGNPGCLVVWAVTAHGRVMFRVGTSTTCPEGQRWSTIKLANGYEVCQISVGITGLVWAVLMIGKAIVRTGVTRENPMGEDWVEVDPPQKDLKLIQVSVGTDAVWAVTQDGNVWFRKGIKGEMSGVCEQMGAGTGWVEMLSKMSLVSVAPNDQVWAIGHEDRCLYYRSGITQSELTGKKWRLINAPLQLSRASSNASLSSSNRHSMCGTPQQQRHQSWGSLNRPHSTSEGTMLIREWEEQSRSAPTPTSLKLWQRTNDGTSNKNPQQTSFQDIYLNDGKKRSANSLDMDDLTEASVANITISNESLTKTGESIVVSGKGMGNVVKINPAAWSPVHSVGSMVGAEAHPETDGSIFDPDLTSDSGVYGEDESSGAMYWAECDTSWYKVEAGACFVDTSNPPKWIADTNGTGHGDIAETWRIYILEELKKRLQKVQYDPSIYEKVVEKSSWIKNGDAKCKVKGSTSYEDCIIELEWISSDNGSLDSGIVTILNSDGATTIMQFPVSEIMCVICCSEPGNPRIAIHTPRMPRSKVLRLQFSSDTEMEDWLAHLTSVSCKMNNVYGKPGPNSIWATTALGDVYVYDPAALEENQLSNDGYIQELDAGKGLPFECVLQNGFGYGSSLKITACIHDDADRLSINFVCYSTVSMKQKSVMDSHDVALHFNPRLKENIIVRNTYQNGQWGDEERNGGSPLKPGSDFTLEIVCEPRGYKIYIDDTEFTCYSHRLLPQSITHLRIKGLMTLCNIFYKSISVIIDPTTMFWRQMGGHLKKVETCSVGVTWGIGYGSTAWVYTGGWGGLFLKGLDSNTGINSMVDTHNYYVYENQRWNPVTGYTSHGLPTDRYMWSDASGRHKRTREHTKLLSMHWHWVSDWIVDFHTPGGVDRDGWQYARDFPSQYHGKKQFTDYVRRRRWFRRCQLTTSGPWQELGNTKLLDVSLYAPGKPGSDAPVYIWAIASNGEALFRRGVSESCPMGVSWEHIPSDQALVGISCGPCGQVWAVGKNGSSYWRLGITPAKPTGIQWQNVEPPSGAHLKQISVGKDVVWALDMAGKLSVRHGVQVNVFPEGTHWQTLPVMPNDPIHIDMAVANAKQGFRQVAIAREQGQVWAVSGAGILCRRIGITDENPAGTGWATGIGANWQHVSIGGLVNKTK from the exons atgccAAGCTCGTACTTATATGCTATAAATAATGAGGGACGTGTGTTTGGATTATCAACATCTGGGACTATGTGGAGAGAATTCATGTACTTGGGCCTGGAGTTTAAACAATTATCAGCAGTACCACATTTTATGTGGGCTATAGGTGGCGATCGTCAAGTTTATGTACACGTGCATGGCTTAGATGTACCTATAAGAATCAAAGaggaaatatatgaaaatgaa CGTTGGCTTCCTTTAGAAGGATTTAGTGGGAGATTATTACCTACAGATaggtataatttttctaatcaaGATGGTACAGTTGACCGTAGCAGAGATAAAGTAAGATTACCATCCATGGCTTGGCAATGGGAAGGTGATTGGCAAATAGAAACTACATTAGATGGCCAACCGTTAGATCATGAt GGATGGACATATGCAGTTGATTTTCCAGCTACATTTACAACGAAAAAGCAATGGAAATCTTGCGTCAGGAGAAGGAAATGGGTTAGATATAGGAGATATAGTGCTATGAATTCATGGTGTGCTATTGCACCTCTTCATAAAGATGCAACTAAG GAACCATTTATTGACATATCTGTGGGTGGAAATCAAATACCTGGAGGTAATCCTGGATGCCTTGTAGTCTGGGCAGTAACTGCTCATGGGAgg GTAATGTTTCGTGTTGGAACTAGTACAACTTGTCCTGAAGGTCAAAGGTGGAGTACTATAAAATTAGCAAATGGATATGAAGTGTGTCAAATCAGTGTTGGAATTACTGGTCTTGTATGGGCTGTATTAATGATTGGCAAAGCAATCGTGCGCACAGGTGTTACTAGAGAAAATCCCATGG GAGAGGATTGGGTAGAAGTTGATCCTCCacaaaaagatttaaaattaatacaagtTAGTGTAGGTACAGATGCCGTGTGGGCTGTAACTCAAGATGGAAATGTATGGTTCAGAAAAGGCATTAAAGGTGAAATGAGTGGAGTATGTGAACAAATGGGTGCTGGCACTGGATGGGTGGAAATGTTAAGTAAAATGTCACTAGTATCTGTTGCTCCAAATGATCAG GTTTGGGCTATTGGTCATGAGGATAGATGTTTATATTATCGTTCTGGCATTACACAATCGGAATTAACGGGTAAAAAATGGAGATTAATAAATGCACCTCTTCAGCTTAGTCGAGCAAGTAGCAATGCTAGTTTATCATCGAGTAATAGACATAGTATGTGTGGTACTCCTCAACAACAGAGGCATCAAAGTTGGGGATCATTG aatCGACCACATAGTACTAGCGAAGGTACTATGTTGATTAGAGAATGGGAAGAACAATCTCGTTCTGCACCAACACCAACATCTTTAAAATTATGGCAACGTACGAATGATGGTACTTCTAATAAAAATCCACAGCAAACTTCTTTCCAGGATATATATCTAAATGATGGCAAGAAAAG atCGGCGAATTCATTAGATATGGATGATTTAACCGAAGCTAGCGTTGCGAATATAACTATATCGAATGAGTCATTAACTAAAACTGGAGAATCTATAGTAGTTTCTGGAAAAGGGATGGGGAATGTTGTCAAG ATCAATCCAGCTGCATGGAGCCCTGTTCATTCAGTTGGTTCCATGGTAGGTGCTGAAGCTCATCCAGAAACAGATGGAAGTATTTTTGATCCTGACTTGACTAGTGATTCCGGTGTTTACGGAGAAGATGAGAGCTCTGGGGCAATGTATTGGGCTGAATGTGATACCTCTTGGTATAAAGTAGAAGCTGGAGCATGTTTTGTTGACACATCTAATCCCCCGAAATG GATTGCAGATACAAATGGTACAGGTCACGGCGATATAGCCGAGACATggagaatatatattttagaggagttaaaaaaaagattacaaaAAGTACAATACGATCCATCAATATACGAAAAAGTAGTTGAGAA ATCATCTTGGATAAAGAATGGTGATGCAAAATGCAAAGTTAAGGGGAGTACTTCATATGAAGATTGCATTATTGAATTAGAATGGATAAGTAGTGACAATGGTTCTTTAGATTCTGGAATTGTAACTATTTTAAATTCGGACGGAGCGACAACAATT ATGCAATTTCCCGTGTCTGAGATTATGTGTGTAATATGCTGTAGTGAACCAGGTAATCCACGGATAGCGATTCATACTCCTCGTATGCCTCGTTCTAAAGTTCTTAGATTACAGTTTTCTAGTGACACTGAAATGGAAGACTGGCTAGCGCACTTAACCTCAG tttcttgtaAAATGAATAATGTTTATGGGAAACCTGGTCCTAATTCAATATGGGCTACAACTGCATTAGGAGATGTTTATGTATATGACCCTGCTGCCTTAGAA gaAAATCAACTTTCTAATGATGGTTATATACAAGAATTGGATGCTGGAAAAGGCTTACCTTTTGAATGTGTTTTGCAAAACGGTTTTGGATATGGCAGTTCTCTAAAAATTACAGCTTGTATTCATGATGATGCTGACAG gctatcaattaattttgtttgttattCAACGGTATCAATGAAACAAAAGTCCGTAATGGATAGCCATGATGTAGCATTACATTTTAATCCAAGActaaaagaaaacataattGTACGAAATACATATCAAAATGGACAATGGGGAGACGAAGAGAGAAACGGAGGTAGTCCGTTAAAACCTGGTTCTGATTTCACTTTAGAAATTGTTTGTGAACCACgaggatataaaatttatatcgatgATACGGAATTTACTTGCTATAGCCACAGACTATTACCACAGAGCATTACTCATTTACGAATCAAGGGATTGATGACATTgtgtaacatattttataaatccatatct GTAATAATTGATCCAACTACTATGTTTTGGAGGCAAATGGGTGGACATTTAAAAAAGGTTGAAACTTGTTCTGTTGGTGTAACATGGGGAATAGGATATGGTAGTACTGCATGGGTATATACTGGTGGTTGGGGTGGTTTATTCCTGAAAg gATTAGATAGTAATACGGGAATAAACAGCATGGTAGATACTCACaattattatgtttatgaaaatcaGCGTTGGAATCCGGTAACTGGATACACATCTCATGGTCTTCCAACTGATCGTTATATGTGGAGTGATGCATCTGGACGACATAAACGTACCCGAGAACATACTAAACTATTATCGATGCACTGGCATTGG GTGTCAGATTGGATAGTAGATTTTCATACCCCTGGAGGTGTCGATAGAGACGGATGGCAGTATGCTAGAGATTTTCCTTCTCAATATCACGGTAAAAAACAGTTTACTGATTACGTTAGACGAAGACGATGGTTTCGAAGGTGTCAATTAACAACTAGTGGACCTTGGCAAGAATTAGGGAACACAAAATTACTTGATGTTTCTTTATAT gCACCTGGGAAACCTGGTTCTGATGCTCCTGTTTATATATGGGCCATTGCTTCTAATGGCGAAGCTTTGTTTAGAAGAGGTGTTTCGGAATCTTGCCCCATG ggAGTTTCATGGGAACATATACCAAGTGATCAAGCTTTAGTAGGTATCTCATGTGGTCCATGCGGGCAAGTATGGGCTGTTGGAAAGAATGGTTCTTCTTACTGGAGATTAGGTATTACTCCTGCAAAACCAACAG GAATACAATGGCAGAATGTTGAACCACCATCAGGTGCTCATTTGAAACAGATTTCTGTTGGAAAAGACGTGGTGTGGGCTTTAGATATGGCGGGTAAATTATCTGTACGCCATGGTGTGCAAGTGAACGTTTTCCCAGAAGGAACGCACTGGCAAACGCTTCCTGTGATGCCGAATGATCCCATACACATAg ATATGGCTGTTGCAAATGCAAAACAAGGCTTTCGACAAGTTGCCATTGCAAGAGAACAGGGCCAAGTTTGGGCAGTTTCAGGAGCTGGTATACTTTGTCGTAGAATAGGTATTACAGATGAAAATCCTGCTGGGACTGGTTGGGCAACCGGGATAGGG GCAAATTGGCAACATGTAAGTATAGGAGGActtgtaaataaaacaaagtaa